In the genome of Treponema pedis, one region contains:
- a CDS encoding SMI1/KNR4 family protein: MYEQIVSRLKWYKQRVEELSGYTRELIIEKPATEKEISELEEKLGCSLPKNFKKVLLEFSSHLEFYWNIYDEEKEILKLPDELGNVFSGSFHFDLKLLPVFEESRKDWIKICYPDYNNPYDRIYHNKLSFYEVGNGDLVAIDLEKESYGNIVYLSHDGDEMHGYVMAHSFIALLDEWTKLGCVGGECWQWEVFTDNRTGIINSECDNAKLWLKTIGKMQ; encoded by the coding sequence ATGTATGAGCAAATTGTATCAAGACTGAAATGGTATAAACAAAGAGTAGAAGAGCTTAGCGGCTATACAAGAGAATTAATCATTGAAAAACCTGCAACTGAAAAAGAAATTTCAGAGCTTGAAGAAAAATTGGGATGCAGCCTGCCTAAAAACTTTAAAAAGGTGCTGCTTGAGTTTTCTTCTCATTTGGAATTTTATTGGAACATTTATGATGAAGAAAAAGAAATTTTAAAACTGCCCGATGAGTTGGGTAATGTTTTTTCAGGTAGTTTTCACTTCGACTTAAAACTCCTTCCCGTTTTTGAAGAGTCAAGAAAAGATTGGATTAAAATTTGTTATCCCGATTACAATAATCCGTATGATAGAATCTATCATAATAAACTCAGCTTTTATGAAGTCGGTAACGGCGATTTGGTCGCAATTGACCTGGAAAAAGAGAGCTATGGAAATATTGTTTATTTAAGCCATGACGGAGATGAGATGCATGGATATGTAATGGCTCATTCATTTATAGCGCTGTTGGACGAGTGGACAAAACTCGGCTGCGTCGGCGGTGAATGCTGGCAGTGGGAGGTTTTTACCGATAATCGAACCGGGATAATTAACAGCGAATGTGATAATGCAAAATTATGGTTAAAAACAATTGGGAAAATGCAATAA